The DNA segment GCCTTTTCCTGTCCTATTACGTATTCGTTAAGGGCATTGCGTATCTCGACAGGGGCAGGAAGTTCAGGATGGGCCTTCCCATCGCTTTCGGTCTCCATCTCTTCAGCGAGTATCTCATTGCACAGGCCGACACACTCATCACATATATAGACGGACGGTCCGGCTATGAGTTTTTTAACCTCCTCCTGACTCTTGCCGCAAAAAGAGCAGCCCAGCTTATCTTCAACCTTTTTGGCCATTGAATTCCTCCAGAATAAACCTCCCCGCCGTCCCGATATTTCGGGGCAGGGCAACTTTAAAATCTCCCCTCCCTCAATGGGATGGGATTAAAAGGGGAGGGTGAAAACAGCGTCTTAATCACCCCCACTACGCTATGCGCTTTGCCCTTTGTGCTTTAAGGGGAGGGGAAAATAAGGAACCCCCTCAACAAAGTATATGGATACCCCCTCGGCAGAGACCGCAGGGTATTGAAAACTCAATAAAGGTATCTCCGGGGATCACGATTTCTGCGTTTTGTATATTACGTCGTCGACGATCCCGTAGTCCTTTGCCTCATCGGCGGACATGAAAAAATCCCTATCCGTGTCCGTCTGTACCTTCTCAAGGGCCTGACCGGTATGGTCTGAGAGGATCTTGTTTAAATTGTCCTTCATCTTCAGTATCTCCCGGGCATGGATTTCGATATCCGTGGCCTGGCCCTGGAACCCGCCCATGGGTTGATGGATCATTATCCTTGAGTGTGGGAGGGCAAAGCGCTTCCCCTTTGCACCGGCGGCAAGGAGCAACGCCCCCATGC comes from the bacterium BMS3Abin08 genome and includes:
- the clpP gene encoding ATP-dependent Clp protease proteolytic subunit precursor — protein: MSLIPIVIEQTGRTERAYDIYSRLLKDRIIFIGTVIDDHLANTVIAQLLFLQTEDPEKDIHVYINSPGGVISSGLAIYDTMQYVKPDIAAYCLGQAASMGALLLAAGAKGKRFALPHSRIMIHQPMGGFQGQATDIEIHAREILKMKDNLNKILSDHTGQALEKVQTDTDRDFFMSADEAKDYGIVDDVIYKTQKS